In the genome of Raphanus sativus cultivar WK10039 chromosome 4, ASM80110v3, whole genome shotgun sequence, one region contains:
- the LOC108836214 gene encoding uncharacterized membrane protein At1g16860: MAGRIQSHQLPNGLYVSGKLEQPKEPRPPTMAARAVPYTGGDIKKSGELGRMFDVSLLDPQGPPPPPPLIVGGNSSGGNSRQHAPPRVSASSSNPNSGSVRSGPNSGPVKKSSGPLSQLQPTGLITSGSLSGPIGSGSRRSGQMDRQVSNLGSSKAKYGSSVTCLNADPVRVGFKVPKTVVWAVVIVAAMGLLVGAFLTVAVKKPVVIAAVIAAVVPAVVVLVWNCVWGRKGLLSFIKKYPDAELRGAIDGQFVKVTGVVTCGSIPLESSYQRTPRCVYVSTELYEYKGLGGRSANPKHRCFSWGSRHAERYVSDFYISDFQSGLRALVKAGYGSKVSPFVKPAKVANVTTQNKDLSPSFLKWLSDRNLSADNRVMRLKEGYIKEGSTVSVMGMVRRHDNVLMIVPPAEPVSTGCRWWRCLLPTYADGLIITCDDNQNADVIPV, encoded by the exons ATGGCGGGTCGGATCCAATCCCACCAGCTTCCTAATGGACTCTACGTCTCCGGTAAGCTCGAACAGCCTAAAGAACCACGACCACCGACAATGGCGGCTCGTGCCGTGCCTTACACCGGAGGCGACATCAAGAAGTCCGGCGAGCTTGGGAGGATGTTCGACGTCTCCCTCCTCGATCCCCAAGGACCTCCGCCTCCTCCGCCGCTCATCGTCGGCGGTAACAGCAGCGGCGGGAACTCCAGGCAGCATGCGCCGCCGCGTGTCTCCGCCTCTTCTTCGAACCCCAACAGTGGATCCGTTCGGTCCGGACCCAACTCCGGTCCGGTTAAGAAATCTTCCGGTCCGCTCTCTCAGCTCCAGCCTACCGGTTTGATAACCTCCGGTTCGCTATCCGGTCCGATCGGGTCCGGGTCCAGACGGTCGGGTCAGATGGACCGTCAAGTGAGTAACTTGGGATCGAGCAAGGCGAAATACGGGTCGTCGGTGACGTGTCTGAACGCCGACccggttcgggtcgggtttaaAGTGCCGAAGACGGTTGTCTGGGCGGTGGTGATCGTGGCGGCGATGGGGTTGCTTGTGGGGGCGTTTTTAACTGTGGCGGTGAAGAAACCGGTGGTGATTGCGGCGGTTATAGCGGCGGTGGTTCCCGCCGTGGTGGTTTTGGTTTGGAACTGCGTTTGGGGAAGGAAAGGGCTGTTGAGTTTCATCAAGAAGTATCCAGATGCTGAGCTTAGAGGCGCCATTGATGGACAGTTCGTTAAAGTTACTGGG GTTGTAACGTGTGGAAGCATTCCACTAGAGTCATCATACCAAAGAACACCAAGATGCGTCTATGTTTCCACGGAGTTGTATGAGTACAAAGGTCTTGGTGGAAGATCCGCAAATCCAAAACATCGATGCTTTTCTTGGGGATCTAGACACGCAGAG AGATATGTTTCGGATTTTTACATATCAGACTTCCAATCTGGATTAAGAGCGCTGGTAAAAGCAGGATATGGATCAAAAGTTTCTCCTTTCGTCAAACCGGCGAAGGTGGCTAATGTAACGACTCAGAACAAAGATTTGTCTCCCAGCTTCCTAAAGTGGCTGTCGGATCGCAACCTCTCTGCTGATAACCGTGTCATGCGTCTCAAAGAAGG ATACATAAAAGAAGGAAGCACGGTGAGCGTGATGGGAATGGTGAGAAGACACGACAACGTTCTGATGATAGTTCCTCCAGCAGAACCTGTCTCCACTGGCTGCCGGTGGTGGCGCTGCCTCCTCCCGACCTATGCAGATGGCCTAATCATCACCTGCGACGATAATCAAAACGCTGATGTCATCCCTGTCTGA